Within the Candidatus Omnitrophota bacterium genome, the region ATCGGTTTTCGTCTCGCAAGCGTCCCATGATCTGCGCACGCCGTTGACTACTATCAAACTCAACCTGGACAATCTCATGCGGGGCGTAGGCGGCAGCCTCAGCGATAAGCAAAAGAGCGTACTAGACCGCGCGCAAGGAGCCGTCAATCGCCTTACCCATTTAATCAATGACGTGCTTGATCTTAACCGGATCGAATCAGGGAGGATGATTCTTGAAAAAGTCAATGCGCCTTTCGACGCGTTAGTCCATAACGTAATCAAAGAGAACCAATCCGCCGCCGATCAAAAAAGAATCGCATTGCGCGCGCAGATAATGCAGGGAGAGTATCACGTCAATATCGATGCCGGTAAAATGGAGCGCGTCGTCGGCGAATTGATCGGCAACGCGATCAAATACACGCCCGAAGGCGGACGCGTCGATGTTGAAGTCAAGCGCGGGGATGGCGGACGAATTATTTTGTCGGTGGCCGATACCGGCATTGGAATGACGGAGAAGGAAAGCGATAAAATTTGGGAGCGCTTTTACCGGACGGTTTCTTCGCAGAAGGTCGCCGTCGGCAGCGGATTAGGCTTATCGATCGCAAAGGAACTAACGCAAATGCACGGAGGATCGCTGGCGGTGAAAAGCGAACCAGGGAAAGGATCCGTCTTTACCCTGGCGTTGCCGACTCTAACTTCGTAGAGGAACAAATATGCCGGAAATTCGAATTCTGATTGTCGACGATGAAAAAGAATTGGCGGAAAGCATGTTCGACCTGCTGGAATACGAAGGATATTCCGTGGAATTGGCCGGCACAGGCGAGGAGGCGTTGCAACGAGTCGATATGGCCTATCCCGATCTTTTGATATTGGATATCAAACTGCCCGGCATCAATGGACTCGATGTGCTGCAACATGTCAGAGAGACGCGTTCGTTTCTGCCCATTTTGATCGTCAGCGCCTCTTCGCAAAAAGGCACCCGCGAGCGAGCGAAGGAACTCGGCGCAGACGACGTCCTCTTAAAACCATTTGACGAAGAGGAATTGTTGTCCATTATCAAAAAACTTCTGGAAAAGAGATAAGACAATGTCAGCTCACCATTTGGAAAATCTCATATTAGTGGTGGATGACGAACAGGAAATCTGCTTGAGTCTTTGCGATTTCCTGGAATTGGAGGGCTACGAAACGATGGAAGCCTCCAACGGTTCGAAAGCATTAACCATTCTCGAAACGAAAATGCCGAAGATGATCATATCCGACTTGATGATGCCGGAAATTGATGGCTTGACTCTTCTGGATGAATTGCGCCGCCGCGATATTCAAATTCCCGTTATTATTATGACTGCTTACGCATCCGTCG harbors:
- a CDS encoding response regulator; amino-acid sequence: MPEIRILIVDDEKELAESMFDLLEYEGYSVELAGTGEEALQRVDMAYPDLLILDIKLPGINGLDVLQHVRETRSFLPILIVSASSQKGTRERAKELGADDVLLKPFDEEELLSIIKKLLEKR